In the genome of Staphylococcus durrellii, one region contains:
- a CDS encoding PstS family phosphate ABC transporter substrate-binding protein gives MKKWQLIGSTVIGTSLLLGACSGSNGASKGSDVEGKVKGDGSSTVGPIIEKLNEKFAKDYPKVTVSNSTAGTGGGFEKFIAGNTDFSNASRPIKEEEKQKLKEKGIKYNEFKIAQDGVTIAVNKDNDFVKELDKNQLKEIYSGKAKTWKDVNSEWPAKKIKAFSPDQSHGTYDFFSEEIMNKADINAEKNADTNTIVQSVAKNKQGIGYFGYNFYEQNKDKLKEVKIKDDNGKLTEPTKKTIQDGSYALSRPLFTYTNEKKLKEQKGLQAFTKFILKDEGKSAESAGFVALPKKDYTKQQHKLDQILKKDNKESNKNTKK, from the coding sequence ATGAAAAAATGGCAATTAATCGGTTCAACGGTAATTGGAACTTCATTATTATTAGGCGCTTGTAGTGGGAGCAACGGTGCTAGTAAAGGTAGCGATGTTGAAGGTAAAGTGAAAGGCGATGGCTCTTCAACAGTAGGACCTATCATTGAAAAACTAAATGAAAAATTTGCGAAAGATTATCCAAAAGTTACAGTTTCAAATAGTACTGCAGGTACTGGCGGTGGATTTGAAAAATTCATTGCAGGTAATACAGATTTCTCCAACGCTTCTCGTCCGATTAAAGAGGAAGAAAAACAAAAACTTAAAGAAAAAGGAATTAAATACAATGAATTCAAAATTGCTCAAGACGGCGTAACAATTGCTGTCAACAAAGACAATGATTTCGTAAAGGAATTAGATAAGAATCAATTAAAAGAAATTTATTCTGGTAAAGCTAAAACATGGAAAGACGTTAATTCAGAATGGCCTGCTAAAAAAATCAAAGCATTTTCACCTGATCAGTCTCACGGTACTTACGACTTCTTCAGTGAAGAAATCATGAACAAAGCCGATATCAATGCAGAGAAAAATGCAGATACCAATACAATCGTTCAATCAGTAGCCAAAAATAAACAAGGTATTGGTTATTTCGGCTATAACTTCTATGAACAAAATAAAGACAAACTAAAAGAAGTCAAAATTAAAGACGATAACGGGAAACTAACTGAACCAACGAAGAAAACAATTCAAGATGGATCGTATGCATTAAGCCGACCATTATTCACATACACGAACGAGAAAAAATTAAAAGAACAAAAAGGTTTACAAGCATTCACTAAATTCATATTAAAAGATGAAGGAAAATCTGCTGAAAGTGCCGGATTTGTAGCGCTTCCTAAAAAGGATTATACAAAACAACAACACAAATTAGATCAAATCTTAAAAAAAGATAACAAAGAAAGCAACAAAAACACTAAGAAATAA
- the pstC gene encoding phosphate ABC transporter permease subunit PstC, with protein MSVSEMVAKNDAKKRGISDKIVPLILGAIAFFSILTTIGIIVTLLSETVTFFTRVPIKQFLFSNEWNPFSSTPKYGIWPLILGTFKITFIATLIAVPLGLGTAIYLSEFASKRARAIIKPILEILSGIPTIVFGFFALTFVTPLLRELFPVLGSFNSVSPGLVVGVMIIPLISSMSEDTMSSVPNKMREGAIGLGATKFEVVTKVIIPAATSGIMASIVLAISRAIGETMIVSLAAGSTPSASFDLTSSIQTMTGYIVQIATGDATFGSDVYYSIYAVGFTLFLFTLIMNLVSHWISKRFREEY; from the coding sequence ATGTCTGTTAGTGAAATGGTAGCTAAAAATGACGCTAAGAAAAGGGGAATAAGTGATAAAATTGTGCCTTTAATTTTAGGAGCAATTGCTTTTTTTTCAATTTTAACCACGATTGGCATTATCGTTACGCTATTATCCGAAACAGTGACATTTTTTACTCGTGTACCAATTAAGCAATTTTTATTTTCAAATGAGTGGAATCCATTTTCTTCGACACCAAAATACGGTATTTGGCCACTTATTTTAGGTACTTTTAAAATTACTTTTATCGCAACGTTGATTGCCGTGCCATTAGGATTAGGCACAGCTATTTATTTAAGCGAATTCGCTTCAAAAAGAGCACGTGCAATAATCAAACCTATTTTAGAAATTTTATCGGGTATACCAACGATTGTTTTTGGTTTTTTTGCATTAACTTTCGTAACACCTTTATTAAGAGAATTATTCCCTGTACTGGGCAGTTTTAACTCTGTCAGTCCCGGTCTAGTAGTAGGTGTTATGATTATTCCATTAATTTCAAGCATGAGTGAAGATACCATGTCTTCGGTACCGAATAAAATGCGCGAAGGGGCAATCGGACTGGGTGCAACAAAATTTGAAGTAGTAACAAAAGTAATTATTCCAGCTGCAACTTCTGGGATAATGGCATCTATAGTCTTAGCAATTTCACGTGCCATTGGCGAAACAATGATTGTATCATTAGCAGCTGGTAGTACGCCTTCAGCTTCATTTGACTTAACCAGTTCAATTCAGACAATGACAGGCTACATCGTTCAAATAGCAACAGGGGATGCTACATTTGGCTCAGATGTTTATTACAGTATTTACGCCGTCGGATTCACTTTATTCTTATTTACATTAATTATGAACTTAGTCTCTCATTGGATTTCGAAACGCTTCAGAGAGGAGTATTAA
- the pstA gene encoding phosphate ABC transporter permease PstA, whose amino-acid sequence MTQTDHNAFSSNNYKILINQQTVDKRNGRRLKINMINKWAFFGCTVVGLLVLAALLLDILIKGAGHLTPSFLTNFSSSTPSMAGVKGGLIGTIWLMLTIIPISIILGVGTAVYLEEYASDNVFTQFIKISISNLAGVPSVVFGLLGLTIFVRGMGVPALALSNSVIAAALTMTLLILPVIIVASQEAIRAVPNSVKEASLGLGATKWQTIKNVILPAAIPGILTGFILALSRALGETAPLILIGIPSVLLALPTSIFDQFQALPMNIYNWSKLPQAEFQNVASAGIIVLLVILLLMNAIAIFLRNKYSKKY is encoded by the coding sequence ATGACCCAAACAGATCATAACGCATTCAGTAGTAACAACTATAAAATATTAATCAATCAGCAAACCGTTGACAAACGTAATGGACGTCGTTTGAAAATAAATATGATTAATAAATGGGCGTTCTTCGGCTGCACGGTGGTAGGTTTACTCGTATTAGCAGCTTTGTTACTCGACATCTTAATTAAAGGTGCTGGTCATTTAACTCCATCGTTTTTAACTAATTTTTCCTCATCAACTCCGTCAATGGCAGGAGTAAAAGGAGGATTAATAGGAACAATATGGCTCATGCTAACTATTATACCTATTTCTATCATTTTAGGTGTAGGTACAGCCGTATATTTAGAAGAATATGCGAGTGATAACGTATTCACTCAATTTATTAAAATAAGTATTTCAAACTTGGCCGGTGTTCCTTCAGTTGTTTTTGGTTTATTAGGTTTAACGATATTTGTTCGAGGCATGGGGGTACCAGCACTTGCATTAAGTAATTCAGTAATTGCGGCCGCATTAACGATGACCTTACTAATTTTGCCAGTAATAATTGTAGCAAGCCAGGAAGCTATTAGAGCCGTACCAAATTCAGTTAAAGAGGCCTCATTAGGATTAGGAGCAACAAAATGGCAAACAATCAAAAACGTAATATTACCAGCCGCTATACCAGGGATACTAACTGGGTTTATTCTAGCTCTATCTCGCGCCTTAGGTGAAACAGCACCGTTAATTTTAATAGGTATTCCATCAGTTTTACTAGCATTGCCCACAAGTATATTTGATCAATTCCAAGCCTTACCAATGAATATCTATAACTGGTCTAAATTACCACAAGCAGAATTCCAAAACGTTGCATCAGCAGGTATTATTGTACTCCTAGTAATCTTATTATTAATGAATGCGATCGCAATTTTTTTACGTAACAAATATAGTAAAAAATATTAA
- the pstB gene encoding phosphate ABC transporter ATP-binding protein PstB has protein sequence MTNNTKINENNILTEHASQQNKLNTKPEIQSNKITSNNADNKIVYSTKNLDLWYGEHHALKNINLDILENNVTAIIGPSGCGKSTYIKALNRMVELVPSVKTAGKILYRDNNIFDTKQSVEKLRTNVGMVFQQPNPFPKSIYDNITYGPKIHGIKNKKVLDEIVEKSLRGAAIWDELKDKLNTNAYSLSGGQQQRVCIARTLAIEPDVILMDEPTSALDPISTLKIEELIQDLKEQYSIIIVTHNMQQAARISDNTAFFLNGYVNEYDKTAKIFSNPADKKTEDYISGRFG, from the coding sequence ATGACTAACAATACTAAAATAAATGAAAATAATATACTAACTGAACATGCGTCTCAACAAAATAAGTTAAACACTAAACCTGAGATTCAAAGCAATAAAATAACATCCAACAACGCAGACAACAAAATTGTTTACTCTACTAAAAATCTAGATTTATGGTATGGCGAGCATCACGCTTTAAAAAACATCAATTTAGATATTTTAGAAAATAATGTAACTGCAATCATTGGACCCTCAGGTTGTGGTAAATCAACTTATATTAAAGCTTTAAATCGAATGGTAGAACTTGTCCCATCTGTTAAGACTGCAGGAAAAATATTGTATCGAGATAATAATATTTTTGATACTAAACAGTCTGTAGAAAAATTAAGAACAAATGTAGGCATGGTCTTCCAGCAACCAAATCCATTTCCGAAATCAATTTACGATAATATTACGTATGGCCCTAAAATTCATGGCATTAAAAATAAGAAAGTATTAGATGAAATCGTAGAAAAATCATTACGCGGTGCGGCGATTTGGGATGAATTAAAAGACAAGTTAAATACTAATGCTTACAGTTTATCTGGTGGTCAACAGCAACGTGTATGTATTGCAAGAACTTTGGCTATAGAACCGGACGTTATTCTTATGGATGAACCAACGTCAGCATTAGATCCTATTTCCACTTTAAAAATTGAAGAATTAATTCAAGATTTAAAAGAACAATACTCTATCATTATCGTTACACACAATATGCAACAAGCTGCACGTATTTCAGACAATACAGCTTTCTTCCTTAATGGTTACGTAAACGAGTATGACAAGACTGCCAAAATCTTCTCGAATCCAGCTGATAAAAAAACAGAAGACTATATTTCTGGAAGATTCGGTTAA
- the phoU gene encoding phosphate signaling complex protein PhoU, protein MTIIRNKYESQLQDLSKDLRRLGLLVYRNITYALQSLSETNRNYARQTIGKDEDINNLETEINEKVIMLITRQQPIAADLRLMIASLKIASDFERIGDNAMNIAEIRLRTQFTDPYVLTRLKTMGKLALLMIEDLNQAVKNKNITLICEIIDRDSDIDDLYRNIVNTTYLIDNDPFVAGQAHLAARYLERIGDHIGNIAENIYYFHTGERYETNHD, encoded by the coding sequence ATGACAATTATCAGAAATAAATACGAATCTCAACTTCAAGATTTAAGTAAAGATTTACGTCGGTTGGGTTTACTTGTCTATCGTAATATAACGTATGCATTACAATCATTAAGCGAAACGAATAGAAATTACGCAAGACAAACTATTGGTAAAGATGAAGATATTAACAATTTAGAAACTGAAATTAATGAAAAAGTTATCATGCTAATTACACGACAACAACCTATAGCAGCTGATTTGAGATTAATGATTGCTTCACTTAAAATCGCTTCGGATTTCGAGAGAATAGGCGATAACGCTATGAATATTGCTGAAATAAGACTCAGAACACAGTTTACTGATCCATATGTACTTACACGTTTAAAAACTATGGGAAAATTAGCTTTACTAATGATTGAAGATTTGAATCAAGCAGTTAAAAATAAAAACATTACATTAATTTGTGAAATTATAGATCGTGATTCTGATATCGACGATTTGTATAGAAATATTGTTAATACAACTTATCTGATAGATAATGATCCTTTTGTAGCTGGACAAGCTCATTTGGCAGCACGCTATTTGGAACGCATTGGCGATCATATTGGTAATATTGCCGAGAATATTTATTATTTCCATACCGGCGAACGATATGAAACAAATCACGACTGA
- the pepF gene encoding oligoendopeptidase F has translation MSNTLSFRKDVPNNQKWDITDVFTSDEAFYATVDETLQQAIKFKGQFENQLIDPKVIENALDVYSQILIQVDRMANYAELRLSVDTSDETAQTLSAKFNTTFGKIISKLSFVESEILQLTEESLSDFNKKTKYPHFITKLKNRQPYQLDPKVEETLASLSPTFEAPFELYGITKMLDIPFESFEHNGTTYPLDYATFENEYEDNDDSNFRQKSFEAFSNALKKYQHTTAATYNMKVQQEKIEADLRGYDSVIDYLLQEQDVTREMYDRQIDVIMSELAPIMQKYAKLLKRVHGLEVMRFEDLKISVDPSYEPDISIEDSKEYIYGALGILGDDYLKMLETAYQDKWIDFAQNKGKDTGAYCASPYFTHSYVFISWTGKMAETFVLAHELGHAGHFTLAQKHQNYLESKASMYFVEAPSTMNEMLMSNYLLKNSNDNRFKRWVIGSMISRTYYHNMVTHLLEAAYQREVYKRVDNGESLTAPVLNQIMRNVYGEFFGDAVKLTEGAELTWMRQPHYYMGLYSYTYSAGLTIGTVMAQRIKNEGQPAVDAWLETLKAGGSKSPIELASTAGIDISTDQPLRSTINYIGELVDELETLTDELES, from the coding sequence ATGAGTAACACACTATCGTTCAGAAAAGACGTCCCAAATAATCAAAAATGGGATATTACAGACGTTTTTACATCTGATGAAGCTTTTTATGCTACCGTTGATGAAACTTTACAACAAGCTATAAAGTTTAAAGGACAGTTTGAAAATCAATTAATTGATCCAAAAGTAATAGAAAATGCACTTGATGTTTATTCACAAATATTAATTCAAGTTGATCGTATGGCAAATTATGCCGAATTGCGTTTGAGTGTTGACACGTCAGACGAAACTGCACAAACATTAAGTGCAAAATTTAATACAACATTCGGTAAGATAATTAGTAAATTGTCTTTTGTTGAATCTGAAATACTGCAACTTACTGAAGAGTCATTAAGTGATTTTAATAAAAAAACGAAGTATCCACACTTCATTACTAAATTAAAAAATCGACAGCCGTATCAATTAGACCCTAAAGTAGAAGAAACGTTAGCGAGTCTCTCTCCTACTTTCGAAGCGCCATTTGAATTATACGGTATCACTAAAATGCTTGATATTCCATTCGAATCATTCGAACATAATGGCACAACTTACCCATTAGATTACGCAACTTTCGAAAATGAATACGAAGATAATGATGATTCTAACTTTAGACAAAAAAGTTTTGAAGCCTTTAGTAATGCGTTGAAAAAATATCAACATACCACTGCAGCAACATATAATATGAAAGTTCAACAAGAAAAAATAGAAGCAGATCTCCGTGGTTATGATTCAGTAATTGATTATTTGTTGCAAGAACAAGATGTTACAAGAGAAATGTATGATCGCCAAATTGATGTAATAATGAGCGAGCTTGCACCTATCATGCAAAAATATGCGAAATTGCTTAAAAGAGTACATGGTTTAGAAGTAATGCGATTTGAAGATCTTAAAATTTCCGTTGATCCAAGCTATGAACCTGATATTTCTATTGAAGATTCTAAAGAATATATTTATGGTGCACTTGGTATTTTGGGCGATGATTATTTAAAAATGCTAGAAACTGCATACCAAGATAAATGGATTGATTTTGCACAAAATAAAGGTAAAGATACTGGTGCATATTGCGCGAGTCCTTACTTCACACATAGTTATGTCTTTATTTCATGGACTGGTAAAATGGCAGAAACATTCGTTTTGGCTCATGAATTAGGACATGCCGGTCATTTCACATTAGCTCAAAAACATCAAAATTATTTAGAATCGAAAGCATCAATGTACTTTGTTGAAGCCCCTTCTACGATGAATGAAATGTTAATGTCGAACTATCTATTAAAAAATAGTAATGATAATCGCTTTAAACGTTGGGTTATTGGTTCAATGATTTCTAGAACTTACTATCATAATATGGTAACGCATTTATTAGAGGCTGCTTATCAAAGAGAGGTTTATAAACGTGTTGATAATGGTGAATCACTTACTGCCCCAGTGTTAAATCAAATTATGCGTAATGTTTACGGTGAATTCTTTGGAGATGCTGTGAAGTTAACTGAAGGTGCAGAATTAACTTGGATGAGACAACCACATTACTATATGGGTCTTTATTCTTACACTTATTCTGCTGGTTTAACTATTGGAACAGTAATGGCTCAGCGTATTAAAAATGAAGGACAACCTGCAGTTGATGCTTGGTTAGAAACATTGAAAGCTGGAGGTAGTAAATCTCCTATTGAACTCGCTAGTACGGCAGGCATTGATATTAGCACAGATCAACCTTTACGCTCTACTATTAATTATATTGGAGAATTAGTAGATGAACTAGAAACATTAACAGACGAGTTAGAGTCATAA
- a CDS encoding siderophore ABC transporter substrate-binding protein, whose translation MMLVIAGCGNEQQSTKHQKEKTVSIKHTYEFKEKNKDHNRGTIKSETTDVPINPKRVAVMDYGALDTMKLLHLENHVVAISKGQNSSFLPKNLKEFKDDKYINLGNPGRPKYDNLAKAKPEVIFASFRQAKSSTLDEMKKAAPNAKIIFVSPHYDNYIQSVKDNALIVGKIFNKENTIKKMNNKLDDKVSKTKRVINKDKVLFLNVDDQSIKAFGSSGRFGGFLNESLGIKHADPNMQSNSSGAVVSYEYLVKKNPDKIFVINRGKNATSDVVPETLKNPVIKDVKAVKNNQITLFEANKWFFNEGGIDATMSQLNDVEKAFKQ comes from the coding sequence ATGATGTTAGTTATCGCTGGATGCGGCAATGAGCAACAGTCAACAAAACATCAAAAAGAAAAAACTGTAAGCATTAAACATACATATGAATTTAAGGAGAAGAATAAGGATCATAATCGTGGCACTATAAAATCTGAAACCACTGACGTTCCTATTAATCCTAAAAGAGTTGCTGTAATGGATTATGGTGCGTTAGATACCATGAAATTACTGCACTTAGAAAATCATGTCGTCGCAATATCTAAAGGACAAAATAGTTCTTTTTTGCCAAAGAATTTAAAAGAGTTTAAGGATGATAAATATATTAATTTAGGTAATCCAGGCCGTCCTAAATATGATAATTTAGCTAAAGCTAAACCTGAAGTGATTTTTGCATCATTTAGACAAGCAAAATCCTCAACACTAGATGAAATGAAGAAGGCAGCACCAAATGCTAAAATTATTTTTGTTAGCCCCCACTATGATAATTATATTCAATCTGTTAAAGACAATGCCTTAATTGTAGGCAAAATTTTTAACAAAGAAAATACAATTAAGAAAATGAATAACAAATTAGACGATAAAGTATCAAAAACTAAAAGAGTTATAAACAAGGATAAGGTTTTATTTTTAAATGTCGATGACCAATCTATCAAAGCTTTTGGTTCTTCAGGAAGATTCGGTGGATTTTTAAATGAAAGTTTAGGAATTAAACATGCAGATCCAAATATGCAATCGAACTCAAGTGGTGCTGTTGTTTCATACGAATATTTAGTCAAAAAAAACCCAGATAAAATATTTGTTATTAATAGAGGGAAAAATGCCACTTCGGATGTAGTACCAGAAACATTAAAAAATCCAGTTATTAAAGATGTTAAAGCAGTAAAAAATAATCAAATCACCTTATTTGAAGCTAATAAATGGTTCTTTAATGAAGGTGGTATTGACGCAACAATGAGTCAATTAAATGACGTAGAAAAAGCGTTTAAGCAATAA
- a CDS encoding aminoacyltransferase, which yields MKFTELTVKEYDNFVQNPSLESHYFQVKESIATREEDGFQVVLLGLKDDNNQVIAASLFSKIPTMGSYVYYSNRGPVMDYRDLGLVDYYLRELDKYLQHHNCLYVKMDPYWIYQIYDKDINSLSKQINNDALVNLFKAHGYEHHGFTTQYDTSSQVRWMGVLNLDGETPASLKKQFDSQRKRNINKAINNGIKVRFLDRDEFHIFLELYRETEERAGFVSKTDDYFYNFIDNYGDKALVPLAYIDLDENINSIQSALTEKENRRDQMMEKEQKSDKQLKKIAELDRQIEHDKKELLQNSELRQTDGSVLNLASGVFFANAYEVNYFSGGSSEKYNRFMGPYMMHWFMINYCFDHGYDRYNFYGLSGDFTENSEDYGVYRFKRGFNVQIEELIGDFYKPIKKTKYKLFNTLNNIRKKLNR from the coding sequence ATGAAATTTACAGAGTTAACTGTTAAAGAATACGACAATTTTGTACAAAATCCATCTTTAGAAAGCCATTACTTTCAAGTTAAGGAAAGTATTGCTACTAGAGAAGAAGATGGATTCCAAGTTGTCCTATTAGGCTTAAAAGATGATAATAATCAAGTTATCGCGGCTAGTCTTTTCTCAAAAATCCCAACTATGGGTAGCTATGTTTATTATTCAAATCGTGGTCCAGTAATGGACTATAGAGATTTAGGTTTAGTAGATTATTATTTACGTGAACTAGATAAATATTTACAGCATCATAACTGTCTATACGTCAAAATGGACCCTTATTGGATCTACCAAATTTATGATAAAGATATTAATTCACTATCAAAACAAATAAATAATGACGCGTTAGTTAACTTATTCAAAGCGCATGGCTACGAACATCATGGTTTTACAACTCAATACGATACGTCTAGTCAAGTACGTTGGATGGGTGTACTTAATTTAGATGGCGAAACACCAGCTTCATTGAAAAAGCAATTTGATAGTCAGAGAAAACGCAATATTAATAAAGCGATTAATAATGGTATCAAAGTAAGATTTTTAGATAGAGATGAATTCCATATATTCTTAGAACTTTATAGAGAAACTGAAGAACGTGCTGGATTTGTGTCAAAAACTGACGATTATTTTTATAATTTCATCGATAATTATGGCGATAAAGCCCTTGTACCACTAGCTTATATTGATTTAGACGAAAATATTAATAGTATCCAATCTGCACTTACTGAAAAAGAAAATCGTCGTGATCAAATGATGGAAAAAGAGCAAAAATCTGACAAACAATTGAAAAAAATTGCAGAGTTAGATAGACAAATTGAACATGACAAAAAAGAATTGCTACAAAATAGTGAATTAAGACAAACTGATGGTTCTGTATTAAATCTGGCTTCTGGTGTATTCTTTGCAAATGCCTATGAGGTTAACTATTTCTCAGGGGGTTCATCGGAAAAATATAATCGTTTTATGGGACCCTATATGATGCATTGGTTTATGATAAACTATTGCTTTGATCATGGTTACGATCGTTATAATTTCTACGGATTATCAGGAGACTTCACTGAAAACAGTGAAGATTATGGTGTATACAGATTTAAGCGTGGCTTTAATGTTCAAATAGAAGAGCTGATTGGAGACTTCTACAAACCAATTAAGAAAACGAAATACAAGTTATTTAATACGTTAAACAACATCCGTAAAAAATTAAATAGATAA
- a CDS encoding aminoacyltransferase has protein sequence MKFTNLTSTEFGAFADKMNNSHFTQMVGNYELKIAEGTETHLVGVKNNDNEVIAACLLTAVPVMKFFKYFYSNRGPVIDFENKELVHYFFNELDKYLKKNNALYFRVDPYLPYQYLNHDGEFIENAGNDWIFDKFKQLGYKHQGFMTGFDPVIQIRFHSVLNLKNKTAKDVLNDMDSLRKRNTKKVQKNGVKVRFLGEDELPIFRSFMEDTSESKDFFDREDEFYYNRLRHYRDRVLVPLAYIDFDDYITELQSEGNVLEKDLNKALKDIEKRPDNKKSYNKKENLEQQLQANEQKIEEARTLQDKHGNELPISAAFFIVNPFEVVYYAGGTSNDFRHFAGSYAIQWKMINYALEHGIDRYNFYGISGNFTEDAEDAGVVKFKKGFNADVVEYVGDFIKPINKPMYKIYTTLKKLKDRNK, from the coding sequence ATGAAATTTACTAATTTAACGTCAACTGAGTTTGGCGCGTTTGCAGATAAAATGAATAATAGCCACTTTACACAAATGGTGGGTAATTATGAGCTTAAAATCGCTGAAGGCACAGAAACACATTTAGTTGGTGTTAAAAATAATGATAATGAAGTTATCGCTGCATGTTTATTAACAGCGGTACCAGTAATGAAATTTTTCAAATATTTTTATTCAAACCGTGGACCGGTAATAGATTTTGAGAACAAAGAGTTGGTACATTATTTCTTTAATGAACTTGATAAATACTTAAAGAAAAATAATGCGCTATACTTTAGAGTAGACCCATATTTACCATACCAGTATTTAAATCATGATGGCGAATTTATAGAAAATGCTGGCAATGACTGGATCTTTGATAAATTTAAACAGTTGGGCTACAAGCATCAAGGATTTATGACGGGATTTGATCCAGTTATTCAAATACGATTCCATTCTGTATTGAACTTAAAAAATAAAACAGCCAAAGATGTTTTAAATGACATGGATAGCTTACGTAAACGAAATACCAAAAAAGTACAAAAAAATGGTGTTAAAGTAAGATTCTTAGGCGAAGATGAACTGCCAATTTTCCGTTCATTTATGGAAGACACTTCTGAGTCTAAGGATTTCTTTGATAGAGAAGATGAATTCTACTACAACCGTTTGAGACATTATAGAGACCGTGTATTAGTACCATTAGCTTACATAGATTTTGATGACTATATTACTGAACTTCAATCAGAAGGAAATGTTTTAGAAAAAGATTTGAACAAAGCATTAAAAGATATAGAGAAACGACCTGACAACAAAAAATCTTATAACAAAAAAGAAAATTTAGAACAACAATTACAAGCAAATGAGCAAAAGATTGAAGAGGCAAGAACGCTTCAAGATAAACACGGTAACGAGTTACCAATTTCGGCTGCTTTCTTTATAGTCAATCCATTTGAAGTTGTTTATTATGCAGGTGGTACATCAAACGATTTTAGACATTTTGCCGGAAGTTATGCGATACAATGGAAAATGATTAACTATGCTTTAGAACATGGTATTGATCGTTACAATTTCTATGGTATTAGTGGTAACTTTACTGAAGATGCCGAAGATGCCGGAGTAGTTAAATTTAAAAAAGGTTTTAATGCTGATGTAGTTGAATATGTGGGTGATTTTATTAAACCTATCAATAAACCTATGTATAAAATATATACTACATTAAAAAAATTAAAAGATAGAAACAAGTAA
- a CDS encoding type 1 glutamine amidotransferase domain-containing protein has translation MSKKVLFVLTSRSHYDDGSQTGLWLEEASVPYEVLTEAGIDVDLVSIEGGSVPIDDNSTQNDELNKYASFVDKLKDVPSIEAIKVEDYDAIYLPGGHGTVFDYGHNQALASLIADFKDQDKYISSVCHGPSAFVGAKDNDGNFIINGVTLTSFTDEEERAMGLEDKVPFLTQTELEKQGAKFITKDNFVSHVEEDGLFITGQNPQSSEALGEALRDALQK, from the coding sequence TTGAGTAAAAAAGTATTATTCGTACTAACAAGTAGAAGCCATTATGATGATGGTTCTCAAACAGGTCTTTGGTTAGAAGAAGCTAGCGTTCCTTATGAGGTGCTTACTGAAGCAGGTATTGATGTAGACTTAGTATCTATCGAAGGCGGTTCTGTACCAATAGATGATAATTCTACTCAAAACGATGAACTAAATAAATATGCAAGCTTTGTAGATAAATTAAAAGATGTACCAAGTATAGAAGCCATTAAAGTAGAAGATTATGATGCTATATATTTACCTGGGGGTCATGGTACAGTATTCGACTACGGTCATAATCAAGCCTTGGCATCATTAATTGCTGATTTTAAAGATCAAGATAAATATATTTCTTCAGTGTGTCACGGACCAAGCGCATTTGTAGGAGCTAAAGACAACGATGGTAACTTTATTATCAATGGTGTTACACTTACTTCATTTACAGATGAAGAAGAAAGAGCAATGGGTCTTGAAGATAAAGTGCCATTCTTAACGCAAACTGAACTTGAAAAACAAGGAGCGAAATTTATCACAAAAGATAATTTCGTTTCTCACGTGGAAGAAGATGGTTTATTTATCACAGGTCAAAATCCTCAATCAAGTGAAGCATTAGGTGAAGCACTAAGAGATGCATTACAAAAATAA